A window of Flavobacterium flavigenum contains these coding sequences:
- a CDS encoding glycoside hydrolase family 140 protein produces the protein MNLKNKYLFALSISFMLTVQSGFSQSAKSKALPKLKVSENKHYFVTEDGKPFFWLGDTGWLTFGKLDRAGVEKYLQDRKAKGFNVVQVMVLHNVNAVNAYGDQALMNDNLSQQITSPGNDPNDAPEYDYWDHIDYTLDVAQKNGIYLAMVPVWGTNISSDKSKVTKVDVEKYAKFLADRYKKRTNIIWLNGGDTYGDKFQDIWNALGNTLKTSNPDQLVTFHPFGRTDSSENFHNASWLDFNMFQSGHRRYDQDSVKPFKEDNYKFVHRDWDLKPTKPTLDGEPSYEGIPHGLHDTLQPKWTANDVRRYGYWSVFAGGAGYTYGHNAVMQMFRKGDKPAYGNKELWTSAINAPGAGQMVHIKNLMLEFPYFERIPDQSLVANQGEKYDYQVATRGNDYALIYTYTGRKITVNMGKISGDKVTATWYNPRNGKKTKIGIFKNKGTKEFQPSGKKEDGNDWVLILSSN, from the coding sequence ATGAACCTGAAAAATAAATACTTATTTGCCCTGAGCATAAGCTTTATGTTGACAGTACAAAGCGGATTTTCGCAATCTGCAAAATCAAAAGCATTACCAAAACTTAAAGTTTCCGAAAACAAACATTATTTTGTAACCGAAGACGGAAAACCTTTCTTTTGGTTAGGCGATACAGGCTGGCTGACATTCGGAAAACTGGACAGGGCAGGTGTTGAAAAATATCTTCAGGATCGAAAAGCAAAAGGATTTAACGTCGTTCAGGTAATGGTTTTGCATAATGTGAATGCCGTAAATGCGTATGGCGATCAGGCGTTAATGAATGATAATCTGTCCCAGCAAATTACGTCACCTGGTAACGATCCAAATGATGCTCCAGAATACGATTACTGGGACCACATCGATTATACTTTGGATGTAGCGCAAAAAAACGGAATCTACCTTGCGATGGTGCCGGTTTGGGGAACAAATATCAGTAGTGATAAAAGTAAGGTAACGAAAGTGGATGTTGAAAAATATGCAAAATTTTTAGCCGATCGATATAAAAAAAGAACCAATATAATCTGGCTGAACGGTGGCGATACTTACGGAGATAAATTCCAGGACATCTGGAACGCACTCGGAAACACTTTAAAAACCAGTAATCCTGATCAGTTGGTGACTTTCCACCCTTTCGGAAGAACCGATTCTTCAGAAAATTTTCATAATGCAAGCTGGCTGGATTTCAATATGTTTCAATCCGGACACCGAAGATACGATCAGGATTCGGTGAAACCTTTCAAAGAAGATAATTACAAATTCGTTCATAGAGACTGGGACTTAAAACCAACCAAACCAACACTCGACGGAGAGCCATCTTACGAGGGAATTCCACACGGTCTGCACGACACCTTACAGCCAAAATGGACCGCAAATGATGTGCGTCGTTACGGTTACTGGTCAGTTTTCGCAGGCGGAGCAGGTTACACTTACGGCCATAATGCGGTAATGCAAATGTTCAGAAAAGGCGATAAACCAGCCTACGGAAACAAAGAATTATGGACATCAGCCATCAATGCTCCCGGAGCAGGACAAATGGTACACATTAAAAATCTGATGCTGGAATTCCCCTATTTTGAAAGAATTCCCGATCAGTCGTTAGTGGCCAATCAAGGTGAAAAATACGATTATCAGGTGGCGACAAGAGGAAATGATTATGCCTTGATTTATACTTATACCGGAAGAAAAATCACAGTGAATATGGGTAAAATTTCAGGAGATAAGGTAACAGCCACCTGGTACAACCCAAGAAACGGTAAAAAAACAAAAATCGGAATATTTAAAAACAAAGGAACTAAAGAGTTCCAGCCTTCCGGCAAAAAAGAAGACGGAAACGACTGGGTTTTAATTTTAAGTTCAAATTAA